From Lemur catta isolate mLemCat1 chromosome 21, mLemCat1.pri, whole genome shotgun sequence, a single genomic window includes:
- the TMEM120B gene encoding transmembrane protein 120B, protein MSGPLECCEREWHELEGEFQELQETHRIYRQKLEELSALQTLCSSSISRQKKCLKDLKRTLQRYKRHASREEAELVQQMATNIKERQNVFFDMEAYLPKKNGLYLNLVLGNVNVTLLSNQAKFAYKDEYEKFKLYLTIILLLGAVACRFVLHYRVTDEVFNFLLVWYYCTLTIRESILISNGSRIKGWWVSHHYVSTFLSGVMLTWPNGLIYQKFRDQFLAFSIFQSCVQFLQYYYQRGCLYRLRALGERNHLDLTVEGFQSWMWRGLTFLLPFLFCGHFWQLYNAVTLFELSTHEECTEWQVFVLALTFLVLFLGNFLTTLKVVHAKLQKNRNKTKKP, encoded by the exons GAGACGCACAGGATCTACAGGCAGAAGCTGGAGGAGCTGAGCGCGCTGCAGACGCTGTGCAGCAGTTCCATCAGCAGGCAGAAGAAGTGCCTCAAGGACCTGAAGCGCACACTCCAGAG ATACAAGCGCCATGCCAGCCGGGAGGAGGCGGAGCTCGTTCAGCAGATGGCCACGAACATCAAGGAGCGGCAGAATGTCTTCTTCGACATGGAGGCCTACCTGCCCAAGAAGAACGG GCTCTACTTGAATCTGGTGCTCGGCAACGTGAACGTGACCCTCCTCAGCAACCAGGCCAA GTTCGCCTACAAGGACGAGTATGAGAAGTTCAAGCTCTACCTGACCATCATCCTGCTCCTGGGCGCGGTGGCGTGTCGATTTGTCCTTCACTACAG GGTGACCGATGAGGTCTTTAACTTCCTGCTGGTGTGGTATTACTGCACTCTGACAATTCGCGAGAGCATTCTCATCAGCAACGGCTCCAG AATTAAAGGCTGGTGGGTGTCTCACCACTACGTCTCCACGTTCCTGTCCGGAGTGATGCTGACCTG GCCTAATGGACTCATTTATCAGAAGTTCCGAGATCAGTTTTTGGCGTTTTCGATTTTTCAGA GCTGCGTCCAGTTCCTGCAATATTATTACCAGCGGGGCTGCCTCTACCGGCTGCGGGCCCTGGGGGAGAGGAATCACCTGGACCTCACCGTAG AAGGCTTCCAGTCCTGGATGTGGCGGGGCCTcaccttcctcctgcccttcctcttctGTGGCCAC TTCTGGCAGCTCTACAACGCGGTCACGTTATTTGAGCTCTCCACCCATGAGGAATGCACAGAATGGCAG GTGTTTGTGCTGGCACTCACGTTCCTCGTCCTCTTCCTCGGCAACTTCTTGACCACACTCAAAGTTGTGCATGCCAAACTCCAGAAGaacagaaacaagacaaagaagcCATGA
- the RHOF gene encoding rho-related GTP-binding protein RhoF, whose translation MDAPGAPAPTPAPGPVRKELKIVIVGDGGCGKTSLLMVYSQGAFPERYAPSVFEKYTASVTVGSKEVTLNLYDTAGQEDYDRLRPLSYQNTHLVLICYDVMNPTSYDNVLIKWFPEVTHFCHGTPMVLIGCKTDLRKDKEQLRKLRAAQLEPITYTQGLSACEQIRAALYLECSAKFRENVEDVFREAAKVALSALKKAQRQKKRRLCLLL comes from the exons ATGGACGCCCCCGgggccccggccccgacccccgCCCCGGGCCCGGTCAGGAAGGAGCTGAAGATCGTGATCGTGGGCGACGGCGGCTGCGGCAAGACTTCGCTGCTCATGGTGTACAGCCAGGGCGCCTTCCCCGAG CGCTACGCCCCGTCGGTGTTCGAGAAGTACACGGCTAGCGTGACCGTGGGCAGCAAGGAGGTGACCCTGAACCTCTACGACACGGCCG GCCAGGAGGACTACGACCGGCTGCGGCCCCTGTCCTACCAGAACACGCACCTCGTGCTCATCTGCTACGATGTCATGAACCCCACCAGCTATGACAACGTCCTTATCAAG TGGTTTCCTGAGGTCACGCATTTCTGCCATGGCACCCCCATGGTGCTCATTGGCTGCAAGACAGACCTGCGGAAGGACAAGGAGCAGCTGCGGAAACTCCGGGCCGCCCAGCTGGAGCCCATCACCTATACGCAG GGCCTAAGCGCCTGCGAACAGATCCGAGCCGCGCTCTACCTGGAATGTTCTGCCAAGTTTCGGGAGAATGTGGAGGACGTCTTCCGAGAGGCCGCCAAGGTGGCCCTAAGCGCCCTGAAGAAAGCACAGCGGCAGAAAAAACGCCGGCTCTGCCTGCTGCTCTGA